A genomic region of Miscanthus floridulus cultivar M001 chromosome 3, ASM1932011v1, whole genome shotgun sequence contains the following coding sequences:
- the LOC136546320 gene encoding mediator of RNA polymerase II transcription subunit 20a-like, which translates to MPPVKWLMHWHPSPGATVNSQILSEACGCAESLGGSKDGRWKTSIFFYRAMTRDGAGGPAGQQHPDLPRELLGVALHERPGLYFSIVRAQRLVLQADAAFPQVMEKLQSYRIRVALNFEGFQYQLGDFCLRIGKCVPNNSEALRGIMMEVEYYPLSSIKKSKAVMEDFFDIWQETVAKKSLPGQFIHVDSSFSDYGLSDQYSFQHTAVQYATCLQQLMAAVTVRG; encoded by the exons ATGCCCCCCGTCAAATG GTTGATGCACTGGCACCCGAGCCCCGGGGCAACGGTCAACAGCCAGATCCTCTCGGAGGCGTGCGGCTGCGCGGAGTCCCTCGGCGGCTCCAAGGACGGGCGATGGAAGACCTCCATATTCTTCTACCGCGCCATGACCCGGGACGGCGCGGGGGGCCCCGCGGGGCAGCAGCACCCCGACTTGCCTAGGGAGCTCCTCGGTGTCGCGCTCCACGAGCGCCCGGGGCTCTACTTCTCCATCGTCCGCGCCCAGCGCCTCGTCCTCCAGGCCGATGCAGCGTTCCCCCAGGTCATGGAGAAGCTCCAGTCCTACAGAATCCGCGTCGCCCTCAACTTTGAG GGGTTTCAGTATCAACTGGGTGATTTCTGCCTGAGGATAGGAAAATGTGTTCCTAATAATTCTGAAGCACTGAGAGGAATTATGATGGAG GTAGAGTATTATCCACTATCTTCCATTAAAAAATCCAAGGCAGTCATGGAGGACTTCTTTGACATATGGCAGGAAACAGTTGCGAAGAAGTCATTACCTGGTCAATTCATTCATGTAGACTCAAGCTTTTCAGATTATGGTCTTTCAGATCAATATTCTTTTCAACATACTGCAGTTCAATATGCAACTTGCTTGCAGCAGCTCATGGCTGCAGTAACAGTAAGGGGCTAG